In Herbaspirillum seropedicae, a single window of DNA contains:
- the rimO gene encoding 30S ribosomal protein S12 methylthiotransferase RimO, whose amino-acid sequence MSNPSSPATPALPKVGFVSLGCPKALVDSEQILTQLRAEGYDTAKSYDGADLVIVNTCGFIDAAVQESLDAIGEALNENGKVIVTGCLGAKKDAEGDDIIQKIHPKVLEVTGPHAVGEVMQAVHKHLPKPHAPFIDLVPPQGVKLTPKHFAYLKISEGCNHRCSFCIIPSMRGDLVSRPIADVMLEAENLFKAGVKELLVISQDTSAYGVDVKFRTGFWNGKPVKTHMTQLVGALGELAQQYGAWVRLHYVYPYPHVDQIIPMMAEGKILPYLDVPLQHAHPDVLKRMKRPANGEKNIERIQAWRAMCPDLTIRSTFIAGFPGETEAEFEYLLDFLKEAEIDRLGCFAYSPVEGATANEIANPVPEEVREERRGRVMQLQEEISKKRLQAKVGKTLRVLIDEVDRNGGTGRTYSDAPEIDGVVYVKPPFEPHRKLEVGQFVDVRITAADAHDLWGAAE is encoded by the coding sequence ATGTCCAACCCGTCTTCTCCTGCTACCCCGGCCCTGCCCAAGGTCGGTTTCGTCTCCCTCGGCTGCCCCAAGGCGCTGGTCGATTCCGAACAGATCCTGACCCAGCTGCGCGCCGAAGGCTACGATACCGCCAAGTCCTATGACGGCGCCGACCTGGTGATCGTCAATACCTGCGGCTTCATCGACGCCGCCGTGCAGGAGTCGCTGGACGCCATCGGCGAAGCCCTCAACGAGAACGGCAAGGTCATCGTGACCGGCTGCCTGGGCGCCAAGAAGGATGCCGAGGGCGATGACATCATCCAGAAGATCCACCCCAAGGTCTTGGAAGTGACCGGCCCGCACGCCGTGGGCGAGGTCATGCAGGCAGTGCACAAGCACCTGCCCAAGCCGCATGCCCCCTTCATCGACCTGGTGCCGCCGCAGGGTGTCAAGCTCACGCCCAAGCACTTTGCCTACCTGAAGATTTCCGAAGGCTGCAACCATCGCTGCAGCTTCTGCATCATCCCCTCCATGCGCGGCGACCTGGTTTCGCGCCCGATCGCCGATGTCATGCTGGAGGCCGAGAACCTCTTCAAGGCCGGGGTGAAGGAATTGCTGGTGATCTCGCAGGACACCAGCGCCTATGGCGTGGACGTGAAATTCCGCACGGGCTTCTGGAACGGCAAGCCGGTCAAGACCCACATGACCCAGCTGGTCGGCGCGCTCGGCGAACTGGCCCAGCAGTACGGCGCGTGGGTGCGCCTGCACTACGTCTACCCGTATCCGCACGTGGACCAGATCATCCCGATGATGGCCGAAGGCAAGATCCTGCCCTACCTGGACGTGCCGCTGCAGCACGCTCATCCTGACGTGCTCAAGCGCATGAAGCGTCCGGCCAACGGCGAAAAGAACATCGAGCGCATCCAGGCCTGGCGCGCCATGTGCCCGGACCTGACGATCCGTTCCACCTTCATCGCTGGCTTCCCGGGTGAGACCGAGGCCGAGTTCGAGTATCTGCTGGACTTCCTGAAGGAAGCCGAGATCGATCGCCTGGGCTGCTTCGCCTATTCGCCCGTGGAAGGTGCGACCGCCAACGAGATCGCCAATCCGGTACCCGAAGAAGTGCGCGAAGAGCGCCGCGGTCGCGTCATGCAGCTGCAGGAAGAAATCTCCAAGAAGCGCCTGCAAGCCAAGGTCGGCAAGACCCTGCGCGTGCTCATCGATGAGGTGGATCGCAACGGCGGCACCGGCCGCACCTATTCGGATGCGCCCGAGATCGATGGCGTGGTCTACGTGAAGCCGCCTTTCGAGCCGCATCGCAAGCTGGAAGTCGGCCAGTTCGTCGATGTGCGTATCACCGCTGCCGACGCCCACGATCTGTGGGGCGCGGCGGAGTGA
- a CDS encoding AvrD family protein, with protein sequence MSFSYYQSIDEFLGARESRYFGCGYVNTRQVMSNFALEEKDDVLNFSCIGSVLLPEVWSEKGESRQKPHLSSIDAIEFAILCLGSVFRQVFPEDEFSLELVEKMEVFAGKEPVEESLDAITLHGSIREARPGAYVLEMGISSMRVSLVFFHEKRRSQFGVGQEKQAIVINELMLNQGALNASAIVSPERKNTAESWALSSCFAAGLQLGQVLLYKLDNLSRETSSTLWMRRLSIDIFPGIPALDMPQPIYAKLKNVKKLKMAHQDWRCATISSLMCNTRIDCDVAHKI encoded by the coding sequence ATGTCATTCAGTTACTACCAATCGATCGACGAATTTTTAGGCGCCCGTGAATCGCGGTATTTCGGGTGTGGCTACGTAAATACTAGGCAGGTGATGTCGAACTTTGCGTTGGAGGAAAAGGACGATGTTCTGAACTTCTCATGCATCGGTTCGGTGCTCCTGCCGGAAGTCTGGTCGGAAAAGGGGGAGAGCAGGCAAAAGCCCCATCTCAGCAGCATCGATGCCATTGAGTTCGCCATCCTGTGCCTGGGCAGCGTATTTCGTCAGGTTTTTCCTGAAGATGAATTTTCCCTTGAACTGGTTGAAAAAATGGAGGTGTTCGCTGGAAAAGAGCCAGTGGAAGAGTCCCTGGACGCGATCACGCTCCATGGAAGTATTCGGGAAGCCCGACCGGGTGCCTATGTGCTGGAGATGGGTATCTCCAGCATGAGAGTCAGTCTGGTTTTTTTCCACGAGAAGCGTAGGAGCCAATTTGGCGTCGGCCAGGAAAAACAAGCGATCGTCATCAATGAGCTGATGCTCAATCAGGGGGCGCTCAACGCCTCTGCGATCGTGTCACCGGAACGCAAAAATACGGCCGAGAGCTGGGCGCTGTCGAGTTGCTTTGCCGCTGGGCTTCAATTGGGACAAGTGCTGTTGTACAAGCTGGATAATCTTTCTCGTGAAACCAGCAGTACGCTATGGATGCGCCGGCTCTCAATCGATATTTTCCCGGGTATTCCGGCGCTGGACATGCCGCAACCCATCTACGCCAAGTTGAAGAATGTCAAAAAACTGAAGATGGCACATCAAGACTGGCGGTGTGCCACCATCTCGTCCCTCATGTGCAACACCCGTATCGATTGTGACGTTGCTCATAAGATTTGA
- a CDS encoding AAA family ATPase, which yields MRLGITGTYSSGKTLTSLVLSHYLALPRTEARTMREILPEAAPGKDLDQCTSLELIQMIVIRHMERVVHEHDRSPDFVSDGCSLQEWIYGSVRVAYGINPNASISLQPGQRVARTDELAYFEAVMAELGKVFKRHVKKSFDLFVHLPNELPLAKDGHRPVNELFRSASDDLLKATFDELSIPYYMIGGSIEERANRITSILGRKPVMPISDAIAMAQARYSQLIM from the coding sequence ATGCGCCTGGGCATAACAGGAACCTACTCGTCAGGCAAGACGCTGACCTCGCTCGTGCTCAGCCACTACCTGGCGTTGCCGCGCACTGAGGCGCGCACCATGCGCGAGATCCTTCCCGAAGCAGCGCCAGGGAAGGATCTCGACCAGTGCACCTCACTGGAGTTGATCCAGATGATTGTGATTCGTCACATGGAGCGAGTCGTTCATGAGCATGACCGGTCACCCGATTTTGTATCGGACGGATGTTCGCTGCAGGAATGGATCTACGGCAGCGTGCGCGTGGCCTATGGCATCAATCCGAATGCGTCGATCAGTCTGCAACCCGGCCAGCGCGTCGCACGCACCGACGAACTGGCCTACTTTGAAGCGGTCATGGCCGAGTTAGGGAAGGTCTTTAAGCGGCACGTGAAAAAATCCTTCGACCTGTTCGTGCACCTGCCTAACGAACTGCCACTTGCCAAGGACGGGCATCGTCCAGTCAATGAGCTATTTCGTTCGGCGTCGGATGACCTGCTTAAGGCGACTTTTGACGAATTGTCGATTCCTTATTACATGATTGGCGGTTCCATCGAAGAGCGCGCCAATCGCATCACCAGCATTCTCGGACGAAAGCCTGTCATGCCTATCTCCGATGCGATCGCCATGGCCCAAGCCAGATACAGCCAACTGATCATGTAA
- a CDS encoding FMN-dependent NADH-azoreductase yields MKILHINSSSRGADSRSLQLTEVFLRELEKHKAIEVDRFDLFSGELPAFGELAVGAKMAMFTGAEATSEQKHAWASIKAVFDRFASADAYVINVPLWNNGLPYVLKQFIDVVTQPGWAFGFDLENGYSGLLKNRKACIIHASGVYHPGIPTNFGSDFSTPYLTDWLKFVGIEEADIHQIHYAPTVVNADLEGIRRRVEHQAASIASYF; encoded by the coding sequence ATGAAGATTTTGCATATCAATTCGTCGTCTCGTGGTGCAGACAGCCGTTCGTTACAGCTTACGGAAGTGTTCCTGCGTGAGCTGGAAAAGCACAAGGCCATTGAAGTTGATCGTTTCGATTTGTTCTCCGGCGAGCTACCGGCGTTCGGCGAACTGGCCGTCGGTGCCAAGATGGCGATGTTTACCGGTGCCGAGGCGACCTCTGAACAAAAACATGCATGGGCCAGCATCAAGGCTGTGTTTGATCGGTTTGCGTCTGCCGATGCCTATGTGATCAACGTGCCCCTCTGGAACAACGGGCTGCCCTATGTCCTCAAGCAATTCATCGATGTCGTCACCCAGCCGGGCTGGGCATTCGGCTTCGATCTTGAGAATGGATACAGCGGCCTGCTGAAGAACAGGAAGGCTTGCATCATACATGCCAGCGGTGTGTATCACCCTGGCATTCCGACGAACTTTGGATCGGACTTTAGTACCCCCTATCTGACCGACTGGCTGAAGTTCGTGGGGATAGAGGAAGCAGATATCCACCAGATTCATTATGCGCCTACGGTCGTCAATGCTGATCTTGAGGGGATCCGGCGGCGAGTGGAACATCAGGCTGCCAGTATCGCTTCCTACTTCTGA
- a CDS encoding LysR family transcriptional regulator translates to MNTLQWDDVRYFLTLSREGSLSASARVLKVEHSTVARHVGNLEKTLRVKLFDRLARGWVLTTEGAELSKQAEQLEVEMHSLWRAALANTTLSGKVRVSAPPILMSDFLVPRLPAFQEKYPDIELEVIGEARGVDLTRGEADIALRMGEPVSPLLVARMLCNVSYSVYGIPAWLERPESERSFIGLDQESPCRQKAWLESQVDQRRYALRTNDIRAMCHAAMSGIGLALLPRFMVAEDTRLVAIPMPETPPPCPLYLVMHSDVRRAPRIRATADFLIDLIQSQAHNF, encoded by the coding sequence ATGAATACCTTGCAATGGGACGATGTCCGATACTTTCTGACCTTGAGCCGGGAGGGCAGTTTGTCCGCGTCGGCCAGGGTGCTGAAGGTCGAACATTCGACGGTCGCACGCCACGTTGGCAATCTCGAAAAGACGCTGAGAGTCAAACTGTTTGACCGCCTGGCGCGGGGATGGGTATTGACCACGGAAGGCGCCGAACTGTCCAAGCAGGCTGAACAGCTGGAAGTGGAAATGCATTCGCTGTGGCGCGCCGCTCTGGCGAACACAACGCTATCGGGCAAGGTGCGCGTGTCGGCACCACCTATCCTGATGAGCGATTTTCTCGTTCCGCGCCTTCCTGCTTTTCAGGAAAAATATCCCGATATCGAGCTGGAGGTCATCGGGGAGGCTCGAGGCGTCGACTTGACGCGCGGCGAAGCGGATATCGCGTTACGCATGGGCGAACCCGTCAGCCCGCTGCTGGTAGCGCGGATGTTGTGCAATGTGAGCTACAGTGTCTATGGCATTCCAGCGTGGCTGGAGCGGCCGGAATCAGAGCGCAGCTTCATCGGACTTGACCAGGAAAGCCCCTGTAGACAGAAGGCCTGGCTGGAGAGTCAGGTGGACCAACGCCGATATGCGCTGCGGACCAATGACATTCGCGCCATGTGTCACGCTGCGATGTCCGGGATCGGCCTGGCGCTTTTGCCGCGATTCATGGTGGCAGAAGACACTCGTCTGGTAGCTATTCCCATGCCGGAGACTCCACCACCCTGCCCTTTGTATCTGGTCATGCATTCCGACGTTCGCAGGGCGCCGCGCATCCGCGCGACGGCGGACTTTCTGATCGACCTGATTCAGTCGCAAGCCCACAACTTCTGA
- the phaR gene encoding polyhydroxyalkanoate synthesis repressor PhaR has protein sequence MTTAKNSADRLIKKYPNRRLYDTQTSSYITLTDVKQLVLDNEEFTVVDAKSGDDLTRSILLQIILEEESHGVPMFSSGALSQIIRYYGHAMQGMMGNYLEKNIQTFIDIQNKLAENSKGFYEGKPFSPEMWTQFMNVQGPMMQGMMSNYIEQSKNLFIQMQEQMQSQTKNMFGTFPFGNPGAGPDQKK, from the coding sequence ATGACTACTGCAAAAAATTCGGCAGATCGCTTGATCAAGAAATACCCCAATCGCCGTCTTTACGACACCCAGACCAGTTCCTACATCACCTTGACCGACGTCAAGCAGCTGGTGCTGGACAATGAGGAATTCACCGTCGTCGATGCCAAGAGCGGCGACGACCTGACCCGCAGCATCCTGTTGCAGATCATCCTGGAAGAAGAGTCGCATGGCGTGCCGATGTTCTCCAGCGGCGCGCTCTCGCAGATCATCCGCTACTATGGCCACGCCATGCAGGGCATGATGGGCAACTACCTGGAAAAGAACATCCAGACCTTCATCGACATCCAGAACAAGCTGGCCGAGAACTCCAAGGGCTTCTACGAGGGCAAGCCCTTCAGCCCGGAGATGTGGACCCAGTTCATGAACGTACAGGGGCCGATGATGCAGGGCATGATGAGCAACTACATCGAGCAGAGCAAGAACCTGTTCATCCAGATGCAGGAGCAGATGCAGAGCCAGACCAAGAACATGTTCGGCACCTTCCCCTTCGGCAATCCCGGCGCCGGTCCGGACCAGAAGAAGTAA
- a CDS encoding 3-ketoacyl-ACP reductase, with protein MSKRIAYVTGGMGGIGTAICTRLCKDGYTVVAGCGPNSTRKDKWLATMREQGFDIHASEGNVSNWESTKAAFEKVRAEIGEVDVLVNNAGITRDGQFRKMSKDDWDAVIDTNLNSLFNVTKQVIEGMCERGFGRIINISSVNGQKGQFGQTNYSTAKAGIHGFTMALAQEVATKGVTVNTVSPGYIGTDMVRAIRPEVLEKIVSGIPVKRLGEPEEIASIVAWIASSEGGYATGSDFSLNGGLYMG; from the coding sequence ATGAGCAAGCGTATCGCATATGTGACCGGTGGCATGGGCGGCATCGGGACCGCTATCTGCACCCGTCTGTGCAAGGACGGTTACACCGTGGTGGCCGGCTGCGGCCCCAACTCCACGCGCAAGGACAAGTGGCTGGCCACGATGCGCGAACAGGGCTTCGATATCCATGCATCCGAAGGCAACGTCTCCAACTGGGAGTCGACCAAGGCCGCCTTCGAGAAGGTGCGCGCCGAGATCGGCGAAGTGGACGTGCTGGTCAACAACGCCGGCATCACCCGCGACGGCCAGTTCCGCAAGATGAGCAAGGATGACTGGGACGCCGTCATCGACACCAACCTGAACTCGCTCTTCAACGTCACCAAGCAAGTCATCGAAGGCATGTGCGAGCGCGGTTTCGGTCGCATCATCAACATCTCTTCGGTCAACGGCCAGAAGGGCCAGTTCGGCCAGACCAACTACTCCACCGCCAAGGCCGGCATCCACGGCTTCACCATGGCGCTGGCGCAGGAAGTGGCGACCAAGGGCGTGACCGTCAACACCGTCTCGCCGGGTTACATCGGTACCGACATGGTGCGCGCGATCCGTCCGGAAGTGCTGGAGAAGATCGTCTCGGGCATCCCTGTCAAGCGCCTGGGCGAGCCGGAGGAAATCGCCTCCATCGTCGCCTGGATCGCCTCGTCCGAAGGCGGCTACGCCACCGGTTCGGACTTCTCCCTCAACGGCGGCCTCTACATGGGCTGA
- a CDS encoding PHA/PHB synthase family protein produces the protein MNKQNPQQPSPDVSAWLAQMSDPKFWTALQSQFQSQFAPFKPPAQAFPGFAAMGAPPAGSQVDPTAFLKQLADNGATIDPAELVRLQQDYTQQFGALWQSMLAAKTPAITDRRLSAPAWQEHPYFAFQAAAYQLNSRFLLALADAVQGSEKVRHKLRFAVQQMIDAMSPANFLATNPVAQQKILETRGESLTKGIAQLLADLQKGHVSQTDETAFEVGRDVGASEGSVIFENELFQLIQYKPLTKTVHEVPLLIVPPCINKFYILDLQPHNSLVRYTVEQGHTVFLISWRNADAAVETATWDQYVDDAVVRSIHIVQEISKQPQINALGFCVGGTILSCALALLAARGEDPVASLTLLTTFLDFSDTGAIDVYIDEMQLALREQMIGQRGLMAGRDFASAFSSLRPNDLLWNYVESNYLKGEKPSAFDLLYWNADSTNLPGPMFCYYLRHMYLENALKEPGRLTVGGEKIDLRKINAPAFIYASRDDHIVPWKSAYASLGLINTAKRSNNRFVLGASGHIAGVINPASKNKRNYWINDKAKAGSGADAWLAGATEHPGSWWGQWAAFLAKHGGRKVAAPKAAGSTRYKHIEPAPGRYVKVKADQLAA, from the coding sequence ATGAACAAGCAGAATCCGCAGCAACCCTCTCCCGATGTATCCGCGTGGCTGGCACAGATGTCCGATCCGAAGTTCTGGACCGCTCTGCAGTCGCAATTCCAATCCCAGTTCGCCCCATTCAAGCCGCCGGCCCAGGCTTTCCCTGGCTTTGCCGCCATGGGCGCGCCGCCGGCCGGCAGCCAGGTCGATCCGACAGCGTTCCTCAAGCAGCTCGCTGACAACGGTGCGACCATCGACCCGGCCGAACTGGTGCGCCTGCAGCAGGACTATACCCAGCAGTTCGGTGCGCTGTGGCAATCGATGCTGGCGGCCAAGACACCGGCCATCACCGACCGCCGCCTGTCGGCCCCGGCCTGGCAGGAGCATCCCTACTTCGCATTCCAGGCTGCCGCCTACCAGCTCAATTCCCGCTTCCTGCTGGCCCTGGCCGATGCAGTGCAGGGTAGCGAGAAGGTGCGCCACAAGCTGCGTTTTGCAGTGCAGCAGATGATCGATGCGATGTCGCCGGCCAACTTCCTGGCCACCAACCCGGTGGCCCAGCAGAAGATCCTCGAGACGCGCGGCGAGAGCCTGACCAAGGGCATCGCGCAATTGCTGGCCGACCTGCAGAAGGGCCACGTCTCGCAGACCGACGAGACCGCCTTCGAAGTGGGTCGCGATGTCGGCGCCAGCGAAGGTTCGGTGATCTTCGAGAACGAGCTGTTCCAGCTGATCCAGTACAAGCCGCTGACCAAGACCGTGCACGAAGTGCCGCTGCTGATCGTGCCGCCGTGCATCAACAAGTTCTACATCCTTGACCTGCAGCCGCACAATTCGCTGGTGCGCTATACGGTGGAGCAGGGCCATACGGTGTTCCTGATCTCCTGGCGCAATGCCGACGCCGCCGTCGAGACCGCCACCTGGGACCAGTACGTGGACGACGCCGTGGTGCGTTCCATCCATATCGTCCAGGAAATCAGCAAGCAGCCGCAGATCAATGCCTTGGGCTTCTGCGTGGGCGGCACCATCCTTTCCTGCGCGCTGGCCCTGCTGGCTGCGCGTGGCGAAGACCCGGTGGCCAGCCTCACGCTGTTGACCACCTTCCTCGATTTCTCCGACACCGGCGCCATCGACGTCTACATCGACGAGATGCAACTGGCCCTGCGCGAGCAGATGATCGGCCAGCGCGGCCTGATGGCCGGGCGCGATTTTGCCAGCGCCTTCTCCAGCCTGCGTCCCAATGACCTGCTGTGGAACTACGTCGAATCCAATTACCTCAAGGGCGAAAAGCCCAGCGCCTTCGACCTGCTGTACTGGAACGCCGACAGCACCAATCTGCCGGGCCCCATGTTCTGCTACTACCTGCGGCACATGTACCTGGAGAATGCGCTCAAGGAGCCTGGTCGCCTGACGGTGGGCGGCGAGAAGATCGACCTGCGCAAGATCAATGCGCCGGCCTTCATCTACGCTTCGCGCGATGACCACATCGTGCCGTGGAAGTCGGCCTATGCCTCGCTGGGCCTGATCAACACCGCCAAGCGCAGCAACAACCGCTTCGTGCTGGGCGCGTCGGGCCACATTGCGGGCGTGATCAATCCGGCGTCCAAGAACAAGCGCAACTACTGGATCAACGACAAGGCCAAGGCCGGCAGCGGTGCCGACGCCTGGCTGGCGGGCGCCACCGAGCATCCCGGCAGCTGGTGGGGGCAGTGGGCGGCGTTCCTGGCCAAGCATGGCGGGCGCAAGGTGGCCGCGCCCAAGGCAGCCGGTTCCACGCGCTACAAGCACATCGAGCCGGCCCCGGGCCGCTACGTCAAGGTCAAGGCCGACCAGCTGGCGGCCTGA
- a CDS encoding sulfite exporter TauE/SafE family protein, with product MSSFLSSIDMSATVLAASLAVFLLAGFVKGVIGLGLPTVAVGLLSLMMPPVQAAALLIVPSMVTNGWQLLTGGALRALVRRLWTLLAGIVLGTLAGGSFMNADGGRRAIIVLGLALVLYALAGLASWTPSVSPAQEQWWSPAVGLATGLVTAATGVFVIPAVPYLQALGLPREQLIQALGLSFTVSTLALAVNLGQGGAFSGGVGWASLVLLLPALLGMSIGARVRGRVQAVTFRRCFFIGLLLLGLHLASALLRQGGAA from the coding sequence ATGAGCAGCTTCCTTTCCAGCATCGACATGAGCGCTACCGTGCTGGCCGCCAGCCTGGCGGTGTTCCTGCTGGCCGGCTTCGTCAAGGGGGTCATCGGCCTGGGCTTGCCGACCGTGGCGGTGGGCTTGTTGAGCCTGATGATGCCGCCGGTGCAGGCAGCGGCCTTGCTGATCGTCCCGTCCATGGTGACCAATGGCTGGCAGTTGCTCACCGGCGGCGCCTTGCGCGCGCTGGTGCGGCGCCTGTGGACGCTGCTGGCCGGCATCGTGCTGGGAACGCTGGCTGGCGGCAGCTTCATGAATGCCGATGGCGGCCGCCGCGCCATCATCGTGCTGGGCCTGGCGCTGGTGCTCTATGCGCTGGCCGGACTGGCTTCCTGGACGCCGTCCGTGAGTCCGGCGCAGGAGCAGTGGTGGTCGCCGGCGGTCGGGTTGGCGACCGGGCTGGTGACGGCAGCCACTGGTGTGTTCGTCATTCCCGCCGTGCCTTATCTGCAGGCGCTGGGACTGCCGCGCGAGCAACTGATCCAGGCGCTGGGATTGTCCTTCACGGTCTCCACGCTGGCGCTGGCCGTCAACCTCGGGCAGGGCGGAGCCTTCAGCGGTGGCGTAGGCTGGGCTTCGCTGGTGCTGCTGCTGCCGGCGCTGCTGGGCATGTCCATCGGTGCGCGCGTGCGCGGCCGGGTGCAGGCGGTGACTTTTCGGCGCTGCTTCTTCATCGGATTGCTGCTGCTGGGCCTGCATCTGGCCTCGGCACTGCTGCGCCAGGGAGGTGCTGCGTGA
- a CDS encoding LysR substrate-binding domain-containing protein, protein MSNRFELSDLRLFLHIVESGSITGGAQRAHMALASASARIRNMEDALGTPLLERGRRGVQTTDAGRALAHHARMMAQQMEQLRDELGQYARGLKGHIRLLCNTSAMTEFLPEVLARFLARHPHTDIELEEKLSYEVVQAVIDGVADVGIIADSTDSGPLQTYPFRQDHLVAVLSKRHPLARRKSLAFAELLGEDFVGLSGDSALQQHLSGHATRAGKRLQYRVRLRSFDGICRMVEHQVGVAVLPETAALASTPHMDIRAIPLSDGWSRRQLLICVRGLEGLPGPTRELIQALQAHP, encoded by the coding sequence ATGAGCAACCGATTCGAACTATCCGACCTGCGCCTGTTCCTGCACATCGTCGAGAGCGGCAGCATCACCGGCGGAGCGCAGCGCGCCCACATGGCGCTGGCCTCAGCCAGTGCGCGCATCCGCAACATGGAAGACGCGCTGGGCACACCCTTGCTGGAACGGGGCCGGCGCGGCGTGCAGACCACCGACGCCGGACGGGCGCTGGCGCATCATGCGCGCATGATGGCGCAGCAGATGGAACAACTGCGTGATGAACTGGGCCAGTACGCGCGCGGCCTCAAGGGCCACATCCGCCTGCTGTGCAATACCTCGGCCATGACCGAGTTCCTGCCGGAAGTGCTGGCGCGCTTCCTGGCGCGGCACCCGCATACCGATATCGAGCTGGAAGAAAAGCTGAGCTATGAAGTGGTGCAGGCCGTCATCGATGGCGTGGCCGACGTCGGCATCATTGCCGACTCTACCGACAGCGGCCCGCTGCAGACCTATCCCTTCCGCCAGGACCACCTGGTGGCAGTGCTGTCCAAGCGCCATCCCCTGGCGCGCCGCAAGTCGCTGGCCTTTGCCGAACTGCTGGGCGAGGATTTCGTCGGCCTCTCCGGCGACAGCGCCTTGCAGCAGCATCTCTCGGGCCACGCCACCCGCGCCGGCAAGCGCCTGCAATACCGGGTGCGCCTGCGCAGCTTCGATGGCATCTGCCGCATGGTCGAGCATCAGGTGGGCGTGGCCGTGCTGCCGGAGACAGCGGCCCTGGCCAGCACGCCCCACATGGATATCCGCGCCATCCCGCTCTCCGATGGCTGGAGCCGACGCCAGTTGCTGATCTGCGTACGCGGACTGGAGGGCTTGCCCGGCCCCACCCGCGAACTGATCCAGGCGCTGCAGGCCCATCCCTGA
- the pgeF gene encoding peptidoglycan editing factor PgeF has protein sequence MELLLPDWTAPANIGALTTLRAGGFSPAPYDDGQGGPGLNLGLHVEDDAALVARNRALLGRLLPSEPAWLTQVHGVTVLDAAALPDQPTADACISSTPGAVCVMMTADCLPVLFCDRAGSVVGAAHAGWRGLAAGVLEQTVAAMRARGAQEIMAWLGPAIGPGHFEVGGEVRQAFVAQQAAAAAAFRDYPGRPGKYLADIYQLARQRLAAVGVTEVSGGGLCTVADTRFYSYRRDKTTGRMASLVWLK, from the coding sequence ATGGAATTGCTTCTTCCCGACTGGACTGCGCCGGCCAACATCGGCGCGCTGACCACCTTGCGCGCCGGCGGCTTCAGTCCTGCCCCCTATGATGACGGGCAGGGCGGCCCCGGCCTGAACCTGGGCTTGCATGTGGAAGACGATGCCGCCCTGGTGGCGCGCAATCGCGCGCTGCTGGGCCGGCTCTTGCCCAGCGAACCGGCGTGGCTCACGCAGGTGCATGGCGTGACCGTGCTCGACGCCGCCGCGCTGCCCGATCAGCCCACCGCCGATGCCTGCATCAGCAGCACCCCCGGTGCGGTGTGCGTGATGATGACGGCCGACTGCCTGCCGGTGCTGTTCTGCGACCGCGCCGGCAGCGTGGTCGGTGCGGCCCATGCCGGCTGGCGCGGGCTGGCGGCCGGAGTGCTGGAGCAGACCGTGGCCGCCATGCGCGCGCGCGGTGCGCAAGAGATCATGGCCTGGCTGGGTCCGGCCATTGGTCCGGGTCACTTCGAGGTCGGCGGCGAGGTCAGGCAGGCTTTCGTGGCGCAGCAGGCCGCAGCGGCCGCCGCTTTCCGCGATTATCCGGGCCGTCCCGGCAAGTACCTGGCCGACATCTACCAGTTGGCGCGCCAGCGGCTGGCCGCCGTGGGGGTGACCGAGGTCAGTGGCGGCGGCCTGTGTACCGTGGCCGATACGCGCTTCTATTCCTACCGGCGCGACAAGACCACGGGGCGGATGGCCTCGCTGGTCTGGCTGAAGTGA